Part of the Spinacia oleracea cultivar Varoflay chromosome 5, BTI_SOV_V1, whole genome shotgun sequence genome, gaaagatcaccctgccagtcacagtgggcgaaggccaggcagcaaaaacccttcgggacgaatttttggtgatggactgcgactccgtatacaacgtaatcatggggagaaccatgattcacaagatgcaagcagtcccctccacataccaccagctgatgatatacgtctcggatgcaggattcgccgaacgaatcagaggtgatcaagaagtggcgagaagaacctgccacactgctgtccgaaagcccaaactaggggacggccccgaggaagaaaaaggagctacgggagaggaaagcgaggcaaaaaggagaagagcaagcacgagcagcttgtctcccgcagaagttgatgcccgccccgaaaccctatctcccgaaccagatcaagaaatggaggatatcttcctcgaagaggattcagacaggagcgtccgaataggcaagggcctaagctcggggctccgaatcgatttgatccgattactcagggatcataaagacatctttgcatggtcagcagcagatatgccagggataaatccgaagctgatttgtcacaagctggacgtcaacgctgaagctcggccagtcaagcaaaaaaagaggaactactcctcggagaaaaacaaagccatcgccgaggaggtgaaaaagttgcaggaggccggattcattgagccatgcatgtatccgaaatggctggccaacgtggtgatggtcaaaaaagcgaatggctcctggcgaatgtgcgtggatttcacagacctgaaccgagcctgccccaaagactgctatcccctgccaaggatagatcaattggttgactccaccagcggccatgcactgctcagcttcatggatgccttttcaggctaccaccaagtattcatgcaccccgatgacagagcaaagacagcgttcatcacaagcgcaggagtgttcaactacaaaatgatgcctttcggcttgaaaaatgccggagccacctaccagaggctagttgatcacgtcttcgccgaccagaaagggaggaatgtggaggtctatgtggatgactccatcgtaaaaagcatcaaggaggaagaccacgtcaaagacttggcagagaccttcggaaatctgaggaaatacagcatgaagctgaacccaaaaaaatgcgtcttcggggtgaagtcagggaaattcctcggattcatggtgagcgaaagaggaattgatgcgaacccagacaaagtccaagcggcattggatttacccgagccgaagaccaagagagatgtgcagaggctaaccggcaggttagccgcactaacaaggttcatatcaaaagcctcggacaagggagcccccttcttcaaagcactgaaaccaaagaacctccccggaggagaagcagaaccagtcaagaaaaaaggggtcccgaggaaagtggatcccgaactgatatgggaacaggagcaaaaagaagcttttcagcaactcagagcccacctagctcaactgccgacactggccagaccaaaggagggggaaaccctgtacctatatgtcgcagttagccctggaaccgtcagcgcagtgcttcttcgggaagaagaaaagaagcaacagccaatctacttcaccagccgaacactcacaggggccgaaacccggtacccactcatcgagaaagtcgcatatgcagtagtggtagctgcacgaaaactgaggccatacttcgactcccaccagatcacagtgctaactgaccaaccgctcgaaaaagtactcgacaaaatagagaggtcaggaagattggctgcctgggccttcgaactatcagagttcggcatcaaatatcagccgaggacagcaatcaaagcacaagcattggcagacttcttggccgagtgctcataccaggaaatgttggatgatacgaaaagcacttgggaggtcttcactgacggatcttccacaataaacggctcaggagcaggagttgtactgatccccccgacggggaaaagcatagagtatgcattgaagttcggcttcaaagcaaccaacaacgaggccgaatacgaggccgcaatcgcagggatagagctttgtttatccctggaggccgaacatgtttgcctcaaaactgattcccagcttgtagccaaccagatccgaggggagtatgaggccaaatggcccagcatgacagcctatttagcaaaaattaaatccttaacgtcaaagttaagatcctttgaagtcatcctcatcccccgaggacagaacacgcaagcagacgcactgtcaaaactcgcaagctcaacactcatcgacctaaacaggtcggtccacgtggaagttcaccaagagagaagcatcgacttgctacccaccacagtatgcagcttacgtaccgaacctagctggatggacgcagtagttgcatacaaagaaaggggagaacttcccgaagataagctgcaagcgagaaaactgaaaagattcaacaaatggttcatcatcagcgccgaaggagagctcatgaggaaatcattctctgctccgctgctaaaatgtgtgggtccaacagacgctgactacatcctaagggaaatccacctcgggatatgcggaaaccacattggaggtaggacattggcacataaagcccttcgggctgggtactggtggcccactatggtttccgaggcaaagcagatggcaaggaaatgcgagaaatgccaaaagttcgcaccagccatccatcaaccagctcaaaccctacaatcaacactgtatcccttaccattcgcacagtgggggttagacatcattggtcccttcccctcagcgacgaaccagaagaagtggttgattgtaggagtcgactattttagcaaatggatcgaagccgaagctgtctcctccatcaccgaacctcaggtccgcaagttcatatggcagaacatcatcacaaggttcggcataccaagactgatggtcttcgaccacgggaaacagttcgacaacaccccgttgcaaaagtggtgcaaacagttcggcatacacctagcgtactcggcagtctgtcacccacaaagcaacgggcaagccgaagctgctaacaaactcatcctcaacgcactcaagaaaagagtcgaggatgacaaaaacaaatggttagaagagctacccggaacgctatggtcccttcggaccactgagaaagaagctaccggacatacaccgttccaccttgtatacggatccgaagctgtaatccctgtggaaatcggaacagaaagcctgaggatccaggcatacaacaggtatgatgggctccaaggagaaagcaacaaccaacttctatccgaagctctcgatctactggacgaagctcggaacgatgcaaggacactcaacgcagcctatttgcagagggtcaacaagcattacaaccgaagagtcaacgccagacccctaaaagtcggtgatctagtactcagaaacgccgcctcggttcagaaaggacggatccatggcaaactctcagccacttgggaaggaccatacatcatccattccgaaaaaaggccaggcacgtatatgctgaaacagttagatggaacaattttgaagaaccattggaataccgatgttctcaagaaatattttgtatgatctctgtctgaaaaccaagtaagttgtttaatgagaagaggaaagccagtGGCACCAtgagtttcattaaacttatctctatatttatcgtccctttatatatacatgcggcctcggatctgatcaatccgagactaaaaacaggattgactttgcccattccttgataaaatgcaagaaatgaccaaatcatacacttcagggaatcgtccagaatcctcggattcgcggtaccctaataaaatttcttcgcaacaaacagtcgctcgaatcaagttataaaactccggctcagatccacggatcgccgaaggcataactaaagaggcagactagcgatctcttgcccaggtttccgaaccacaagagatcggaagaacaatccaaacctctgagcagatcgacggatttgaagagtctggaaactaaagagtctcttagcagatctacggatttgaagaactcgcaaaactaaagagtctcttagcagatctacggatttgaagaactcgcaaaactaaagagtctcttagcagatctacggatttgaagaactcgcaaaactaaagagtctcttagcagatctacggatttgaagaactcgcaaaactaaagagtctcttagcagatctacggatttgaagaactcgcaaaactaaagagtctcttagcagatctaaggatttgaagaactcacaaagtcaaagagtctcttagcagacctacggatttgaagaactcgcaaaagttaaaaagtctcttaacagatctacggatttaaagagctcgcaagatcaaaaggtttttagcaagtctacagaaagaggagctcgagaaatctacggatttaaagacctaaaattgcgaaagaacaagttgaaaagaagcagccaagtaacaaacattcattttttattcaatatttggggagagtacaaatacattgaaaacctcaaaaattgaaaacaaaatgaaacagttaaaatcggcagccatcaacagacaataccggcctaccgaagtactaaagaaaacaaaaagaaatgagtacaacgcagcgccgaggcaaaagggggaaaggcaagcacatgttcggaagtcctcaactggaaccgaccgactctgaagaagacgactgcccgaatccctaactcttgggagtctcaggagcatcccccaggggagcatccttcgaagaacccccagcagtagtatcaccttcggaagtcgccttctgggcccgagcctctgcaagagcagcttggcgttcagcttcagcttcgtctcgatcggcctggcactccaccaagtgatcctgggccctcatccagagcggaaccttctcattccaagggaaatgaggcatatgcttcgcgaacatccgccgagcgcccaggatgccattccagtattgctccctacactgatcagcagtgtagaggtcaactctctcttgctccaatttccgaatggcagcatccttctctcggatcttcagctggagaacgggcaccttgtcagcttggttctgaacaatctcccgatgcttgacaaactgctgaagcctcgcctccgcttcctggctctgcttaatggccgcctcaaatttagaagtcatctccttgagaagactgtccttttcttcaagttcgctcgcaaacttggcggccatttctttcctctccttgtcgaaggaagctatcttttcagcatcctcctCGACTCGGAAAGTAAgcttcccaacttcggccccgatctgctcagccgattccctagcctcacgactgtactgaaggtacagtaGCTTGAGGTCCATCATCTCGGCCatgagctgcccagccttctggtccaagacagggatatcacgagcataagcctcctgataccTCGTCAACtgcctctcctcaaccgagctacactcggaagcgaacgaggaccagaaaacagcctgggaaagaagaaaagacgagaaaagatgaggaaagaagaaaagacgagaaaagatgaggaaagaagaaaacaacaaaccaaaaacggaactcaaaacaaaatttccaacacttacctcattcagataatattgagccatcatagctgggttcctctcctcagctccaggaaccctccactgcgggttggcccgaagaagattctcccgtgcagcttcgggacccaccaaagatcccacgtgagccatggggttctcccccaaaaccggagctctagcatagcgagccatcgcctcccttacctcctcggggatccgtttcagcggaacatccgagcaagggtcagcgtggatcagtctatccagggccgaggtcgaagtagagcccaaggtcgagtggcgcctcttcctcgtcagaccctgctcgggttgctcctcctcagcagaagggacctccttctcagcttcgggaacctctatgtgagcttcggtgagatccaccatctccttatctggacttctctccctttcgagagaaacgtcagcagattcTTCCTTCCGCTCGGCCACAgtagggacatccgagccaggaacaaggtcggcttcaattgcctccatcaccttggttatatcctggatctcgatccctaaagcagcagacggcttcagcggagaggggatggtatcttcctcagccaacggttggtccacgggcggcggttccgcaaccaccacactcttcaacttctgccctggcaagggcatgaagtgaaggagatttttgggaggaggcatgacttccgaaacctcttcctacagggcaaacgctcaaaggtcagtttcagaaaaagagagaacGGACCACAAAAGGTcccaagtcagaacaaataccttctccgaagactgagaagctttcgctttcttcggatgcgcagaaggcctcaaaagagtgctgcccttccttttgcgctgatcctaaacagaggagaccaagggtcaataaatgtaaaagaagacaaaggaaggaataaagaaaaatcgcgaaatacccggttcctagataaagagatatctatccgagccggagatgaaaccgaaggaacggcacgcggcacagcgtcagtcccaggaccctaaaaagatggtccaggaccaagacgttagccgacggccaaccagaaaGAAGGACAAACCAAAGACTTCAAgatatagaaacactcaccggatctgaggttgtcctcaaatcagggagcacgactttcactggaacagcttcgggagaagaggcagaatcccacggatcagctcgaacttcagatatccgagcgacacccgacggagacagcacgtaatccttcaagcgaggattacgaggattctccttcccgaacttgtaatcaggggacgagtcgtgaatggtcttcagatccaaagaaatgcccaagaccacaggatcaacgcagctaaagccgtactctgcagaaacaaagcacaaaacaaagtcaataaaacgagacaaaaaggaggaggacaaacttactaaagcacggtcccagccgaaagacacctacccctgtcaaaaatcctactgagaccggcaacagcaagaatgtcctcccgcaagatatagttgaggttcgggagccagttggacggcagtttgtagttgtcctccacgtagtggtgatggttccgatccggagcagccacgcttcgcatatcaggatcaggagtcacaaaccacttcggagggcggtaaaaatgtggatgcttcggatctgtcggcacacgaacaaacaaccactccgtcttccaattatgatcagagctgaggtaagggtaggccgtaatgtagttcggctcccccttccttcgggatcttttgttgataatggtccaccaaccatacccatctcccttggaagcatggttgaaagacagatcgtgcagatcccgaaacacggcaacagagcatggaaagttaataaaatcgcacacccatctaaatccgatgatgtgcctcatagatttgggggtaagctgggccaaactgatgttgtacgacaccaggagctcggaaacgaagggatccaaaggaaagcggagaccgttctccaaatgatgagtatacacagagatgaaccccctcggcggatgagtcacccgaggacgctcctggtcgggaagctcgcaccagtaccccaaggcgtgctggattccgtataactcttcggctctccgatggtagttccccagcttcgcctccaccaaccagtcaccactgaccaatttttccaagggaccatcgatcttagtggtctcatgcagaatcggggcatacttgccctgcggatcagcttcagtccaatgaactggaaactcagggtaagagcggcgcacacccgaagaaccagctttcttaccagaagttgcgcgttcagacacgctagacccgccaacaacatcatcttttgaagcatcccaaccagtcgaacgcctctccaccggcctctccgaaggccgacccctcgaagttttcggtaaccttcccgaaggcacgttctccctctcactagaggaaccaacgacgaacttgctcttgcccctattctttgccatggccgcgaattctcggtctagggttgagattgaggggtagaaggaaaaacgaagaaaaaaaggagaattcagaaacaaattacctttttccgaagcggaattcgctgataaaacgaacaacacaagttcccgaagtctaaagttggccgaatttcgtagatctgaagaaacaaattgcactgcgatcgccggaatttagagagagaatgggtttgaaagaaggagtaaaaagttcgaaaagagcaaagcaccccgtatttatagaaaagaaaaggggcgcaccaacttcctcaacccacgatctccacaacacaacacaactcccaacacttgtcatcaatgcaaatcatctcttttcaaaaaagagagggaactttcgggcttctgacagctggaaacccacccatttaattctaaatggaccgggtctggggggcatgttgtttgggctcccaattgactctcaattgggccactaagtccaaagcccaatggctctaaacaacagcatcaaacccaccaatggctagtcagccatccatcaaggcccaaggcccaaaagcaataaatgacctatgggcatttattatgcaaacactataaataggccgccaaggctcacacctcaaggtacgtccaatttaccgccttaagactactcttctagagaacttctctctagaatccgagcatcattcttacttaggcatcggaggggctttcctcggaaacacccccgaggctagtgactttgctcttgtgcaggtgaattcggactccactcattcaaacaagcaagatcttcaacacatacaaaagggccttcattcgaagcccattgtttccatctttacaacaccggaacaaagACTAATTTATTTTACGATTGAAAATCAGATCTAAacgtttaaaataaaataaaatgtagtGAGAAAATGGAAAGCAAGACAATATGTTCGTCTTGGTATCATCAAAGCTAAATGAAAACTAGAGGTTCACAAAAGaaaacaactaaaaaaaatgaataggAAACAATATTATCTCTTATTGTGACTTATATACACACGTACGATTTGAAACTATAACTAACTTAAATCGTCATTATTCCCACTGCTACCTTGTGCCTCTCCATGGTTAGTATTAGAAGTAGTAGGAGTGTTCTGTTGTTCAAGTTTACCTAATTCCATGGCATTCTCTGGCGCATTCAACTTCCTCATCTCCATGGCAGTATCATACGATGCATGCAAGCCAAAGAATAGATAATAGACCATTAGAATGCATGTCCATATTGCAAACCTAATGAAGGAGTCTTTGTCAATTGAGCCAAGAAGGAAGATGTTAACTGCAATAGACGCAGATGGTAGCCATGGAACCAATGGGACACCCCATAGTTTAGGTTTTTTTGCTTGTGGGACAAATAGTTGTAATCCCAATGTGGATAAAAACCAAACTGGTCCTGTAATTGTGTATGCTATCCAACCTGTTTGTGTAATTCCCCAGTAAGCAGCTGTTGCAATTGAGGAGCCAAGAATGAGTGATACGAAAGTGATGAACTTGTTGCGATCATTTGTTGTTGTTATACCACTTGCATAGTACCTTCGTACCAATAAAGCTAAAGCTACTAACATGAAGATGAATAAGGTTGAGATTGATAGGAGGTTAGATAAGATGTCAAGGTTTGTGAAGAAGGCTATTACAGCTGTAGCAACCATCATAACAATGGTAGCGTTTTTAGGTGTGCCTGACTTGTCACTTACCTGAGCAAGCCATGGTGGCATCATATGAGTTCTAGCAATGTGAGTTAAGTACCGAGCTTGGCCTATGGCACTCACTAGTAACACGGTTGTCATGCCTTTTAGAGCCCCAATCGCCACTAGATACTTAGCCCACCTCATTCCTACCTGCGAACAATCAGTCAATCGATTAGTGTGATTCAAAGGAACCaaatgcaaaataaaaatatatatatgtacgtaCGGTACGTACCTTCTCAAACGCCATAGTAAAAGGAGCATCCCTGTCAATTTGATGGTAGGGTTGCATGAGGCAGAGAGTAAGAGACATCAAGCAATAAGCAATAGTAACAATAGCCATAGAACCAATCAAACCAATAGGAATATCTCTTCCAGGATTCTTAGTCTCTTCAGCCATGGTTGATACTGCATCAAACCCAACATATGCAAAGAAAAGGACAGCTGAAGCCTGAAATATACCACGAGGTCCAAAGGGAGTAAAAGGTGCCAAGTTATTTGTATCAGCATGAGTTAATCCTGCTATaacgatgaagatgatgatacAAATGTGGACTATTGATGAAAAGTAGTTTAGCCTTGAAGATCCTTTTACGCTAATGACTGCAACAACACAGATTATTCCAATTACTACAACTGCAATTGGGTCCAGATGGTTGTAGTTAGCACTTAAATTGTGAGCAATGATACGAAAATCATCTGGTTTGTGATTGCAGAGGGTGGCGAAATAAGATGTCCATGAACGTGCTACTGCTGCTCCACTAATAACATACTCCAGGATAATGTTTCCTGCTGCGATGAAGGCCATGAAATCTCCTAACTCCACCCTTAGATACGCGAATGAACCACCTTCTCAATCCACCATGGAAATGTTAGTATTCTTGCACCAAATAACTTACAAATTTACCTTACATCGTTTTAAATACACAATAATTAATACTTGTAGGGCCCATTCCGTATTACTTTTTCGTTTTTA contains:
- the LOC110796353 gene encoding cationic amino acid transporter 1 isoform X1 codes for the protein MVTQSEGSTTTRMRRRRFRGCSKNDFLPEESFQSWSNYMSALKETPARFMNRLTTRSLDDTELNQVKAESNHDMKKSLTWWDLTWFGIGAVIGAGIFVLTGQEANQDAGPAVILSFAVSGVSAMLSVLCYTEFAVEIPVAGGSFAYLRVELGDFMAFIAAGNIILEYVISGAAVARSWTSYFATLCNHKPDDFRIIAHNLSANYNHLDPIAVVVIGIICVVAVISVKGSSRLNYFSSIVHICIIIFIVIAGLTHADTNNLAPFTPFGPRGIFQASAVLFFAYVGFDAVSTMAEETKNPGRDIPIGLIGSMAIVTIAYCLMSLTLCLMQPYHQIDRDAPFTMAFEKVGMRWAKYLVAIGALKGMTTVLLVSAIGQARYLTHIARTHMMPPWLAQVSDKSGTPKNATIVMMVATAVIAFFTNLDILSNLLSISTLFIFMLVALALLVRRYYASGITTTNDRNKFITFVSLILGSSIATAAYWGITQTGWIAYTITGPVWFLSTLGLQLFVPQAKKPKLWGVPLVPWLPSASIAVNIFLLGSIDKDSFIRFAIWTCILMVYYLFFGLHASYDTAMEMRKLNAPENAMELGKLEQQNTPTTSNTNHGEAQGSSGNNDDLS
- the LOC110796353 gene encoding cationic amino acid transporter 1 isoform X2, with the translated sequence MVTQSEGSTTTRMRRRRFRGCSKNDFLPEESFQSWSNYMSALKETPARFMNRLTTRSLDDTELNQVKAESNHDMKKSLTWWDLTWFGIGAVIGAGIFVLTGQEANQDAGPAVILSFAVSGVSAMLSVLCYTEFAVEIPVAGGSFAYLRVELGDFMAFIAAGNIILEYVISGAAVARSWTSYFATLCNHKPDDFRIIAHNLSANYNHLDPIAVVVIGIICVVAVISVKGSSRLNYFSSIVHICIIIFIVIAGLTHADTNNLAPFTPFGPRGIFQASAVLFFAYVGFDAVSTMAEETKNPGRDIPIGLIGSMAIVTIAYCLMSLTLCLMQPYHQIDRDAPFTMAFEKVGMRWAKYLVAIGALKGMTTVLLVSAIGQARYLTHIARTHMMPPWLAQLLTGELHKQVG